The genomic stretch TCTAATTTTATCTGTCCAACCACCCTTTTCTACACAACAGCCACCACAGGATTCCTTCGATACATGAGCACGTTCCTTATTAATAGACATAATTAAACAAGAACTTATCACTAAACTTCCCAAAAAGTGCCAGTAAAGGCAAATTTTCTAGCAGTGCTCAAAATCCATTGGATGGAGGCCTTTTCCGCTTAGATCCTTTGCAACTTCCTCAGACCTATGCTTTTTAATGGTCGGCATTTGTACGAGTGAAAAGTTCCAGTTATATTTGTTTTGTTTGCTGTACTTTGATAATGATTTTGATTTATACCAGTGAATAAGCTCCTCCACTGAAGCTATTTGTTTGTTCTGTCTACTGTACTTTGATTTCATTATCAACGGGGCAGGGATCTCCTCCAATGGTCACGTAGGTGACCATCTGAAGTTGTAAAGAACGTTTTCCGGGTCACCATGTTGAGAAGATTCGGACACTCTCCCTATCTTCGAACTTACAAAAGTCTTCCAAACAAGCCACTCAACCCTTACATTCACCTTTTTCTCTAGACTAGttacatttaaatatttaatatgGCCCCACGAATTGGCCCAATCCGAAACGCACTTAACTTAAATTGATGGCGAGTTGATTGCTCTGCAAAATGGtacaaatacatatatatatctttACCTTTGCAGACGCCTCATGAATTAGCCCAGTAATTTTTTTCATTCTATCTTTTCAGGTTTTTTAAGACACAATTTCTTGAACTACTTCTTCAGGAGTTCGCAATCACAATCCAATGGCTGATCATAACTCGAGAAACAACCTACGACTCCACCGCATGATAGCAAGCTTCCGTGAGCAATTCACCAGTCTTTCTGCAGGTAGCCACTCCATAGCCCAGTAgtcatttttttcattctttctttccaggTTTTTTAGACACAATTTCTTGAACTACTTCTTCAGGAGTTCAAAATCCAATGGCTGATCGTAACTCGAGAAACAACCTACGACTCCATGGCATGATAGCAAGGTTCCGTCAGCGATTGAATGCGGCCTACATCAATATAAGATTCCGCATTTCCAACTTGTTTCAAGCAGACCAAATCCCTGCTGCCATTTTCCCCCACGCCGCTTTTGCTTTTACGCTTCTTGCCATCCTTGGCCTTCTCCAGGTGAAGTACCAGGGGAATGACAAAACGCCATTTGACTCGCACCCCATAACCATTTTTCTTGCCATTACTAGTTTGCTAATATACGGCTTTGCATATGGCATCCAACTTTGGCTTTCTTCTGCTCGCTACAATAGGATAGTGAGTGAAGCAGTTCAATTCTGTATGTTTTGGGCTGCCTCTCTTTCGATAGCTGCCACTGCATCATTCTTGTTCCCTGACTCGGTCAGGCCTTTCCTGTTTCTGTTCTACTTCATCACTTCAGCAGGTGTACTGCTATATTGGGTTTATAAAAGATTTAACGGAGAACGTCGAAAGTCAGGCGATGGGTGGTGGGGGCGCAGCCAACAGTTCTTCATGACTGCCTGGCAGCGCTTGGCTAATCGCTTTACTGAACCTCGGCAAATGCTTCCCCTCTGATCACAGACTTTCTCCTCGCTTGGGATGTCAATTACTGCAACTAGCTACAGAGTTTATTAATTTGTATACCTTTATATTACGCAGATGCATGTTTGGGGGAGTTTATGAATTTGTGCACTTTTAAGGAGGTTCGAATTCAAAACCACccaattacaaaaaattttaaaaacaaaattacacaGATGGTTTATGTTTCTCTTCGTTCTGAGGAGTATTTTGATATTTCTGCATGTAATAAGTATGCATTGTTAGTCAAACTGTTTGAAGATAGAAAATTAGAGTTCAAGAGCGTAATTTGATATGTTAAACTAAGCACCATGAAGATGCAATCTAACTGGAAGTTCATAATCTAAGAGGAGAAGAGGATTGTTGACTCATGAAATCTGCCTTTTctccaaaagaattttttttttttttaaaaaaaaaaacataataaCAATTGGGAATTTGTGTGCAACTGGAGATGACGGCATATAATCCACGCTACAAAGTTACAATAGATGGGAAGGTATCCAGTGTACACAACAGTGCACATATCATTTCCAATTGATTTCTACGTGCTTCCGTCCTGAATTGATTTCTaattggttttttctttgccctttttaaaaaaaaaaaaaaatcaattaaagtACGTAGTTCAAATATACCACCGGTTAAAGATTCAATATTTAAAGGAAGGAAAAAATTCgaaaaatagaaacttagtaTATATAGTAATGGAGTATTTTGGTCTCTTAAGCAATAAGTTACGGAAAATAAAGGTTTAAAGATAAAAGCCTTGATATACACTATAGAGGAATAAGTTGTAATTAACCCTTGATTGATCCGAGCTTCCGTCCTGAATTTGTACCTAAGTCGGATGAAAGATAAGTGGACATGCCACCCACCATCCCAGCTTAACTTGGacacaaaatcaaaagatacATAAATCCAAGATGAGGAATAAACTCAAGATGCCCGCAGTCATGTCAACCCGACAACCCCCAAGAATAACGAAATATTTCTCCCTGCCCTCACTTTTTGTTTCAAGTCAAGTCTTGAGCTCGGGTCCGGACCACGGGCAGCAACGGATTGTTTCTGGCAGTTATGTGCATTTTGCACAGCGCGTAATTTTGTGTACACATAGTGTAACTTATTTTTAACAGCGTATAACTTTATAACAAAATTTTGTGGGTTTCACACATATTGTTAAAATCGAAATACAAGATGAAATTTGGGctgtataaatttttttgatcAAATCTTGACCGTAAACTGCTCAGGAACTAGACTGTTACTGCTCCATTTCCGCTCGAGTCCCTGTCCCTGTAGGGAAACCCACCAAGCCAATCAAAATCCAAATGTCTCATTCTGGAAAGTGATAGCTTAAAATGTGCGTGTCTTATATACAGGTGTAAGCAAGAGATGCACCACTAAGAGCAACTTGCATGCGAAGAGGACGACAAAGGTCGCATGCCAGCAAGTAAAATTACTCGGAAGTTGCATATGTATCCTGGTTTTGACAGCATACTTCTAACAGCGCAACTCCTAAACAGGGTTCCCATAGAAAGCTTGACATTTCACTATTCATGTCCAGGTGTCGAAACTTCAGTGCAGCAGTCCCACGATGCTTTTGGGCATGGCAGAAAACTCCTTTCCAAAGAttattctctatttttcttGCCTTAAAATCCTCCAACATTTGTATTATTAGTTGCTCTGCATGCATGTTACCAAATGCACATTAAGATTGAGCGATAGTAGTAGTAACGTGCTAAAAAAACATTATTGAGATGGAGCAACAACAGCAATGATTACTTATTAGCTAGGAGATTTGTGTTACTGTTTTGTACCCTCCTAGGTCACATGACATACCAAAATTGGTAACTTCAACCTTTGGTGGGATTTTCCAGGTAGATACTTTTGCGCTTTTTCTGTCCATTTGTGTTGCATGCGATGTTTATAATTATCAAATAGTAGTGTTTATTttacttaattaataatttacAGTAGAAAAGCGATTGATTTCGGATCAAAACTTGGTAAACCCGATCCGCAATGGCCCAAATTATGCTATACCAAAGATCCAATAAACTAAATTGTGCCACCGTTTAGTGAGATGGTATTATCCAAACTCTAGTAAagtatttgagataattttgtgaaaaaatatTGTAAAAATCAGATCCACCCAAATATGACGCCTTGATTCTCAATTCTCAAATTGGAGGTATATGTGTGATATATGTCGTTCTACTCTGTTCTGCACTTCTGCCAATGATGATTTGTATTCATGTTGTGCTCAAAAAGACAGCCCTGAGTttatgtgcaagaaatggaTGTTACTTAGAGCCTAGAGGTCCAGTTCCAGCTAAACTTGAACCGGTTAGTCGGCATTCAAAATGCAAACGGGTCTATCGAAATAACCCAAACTGTTGAGCAGGGGTATTTATGGAAATTAGGACATAATTAATTATGGGCCACCTGAGATATTTACATCTGTCTCCTTCCCTGCTAAGCAAACTAATGTTGATCAAGGTGTTAACTTGTAAAGGATTCCCCAGCATCCCCACAAGCTTTAGCTTTTCTGAAGCCACGTTGAGCTACCAATTGCTTTGTGCCATGTCAGCAATAGACGACCTGCTAATggctttttaaaattttaccaaTGAATTCGCTGCCAAAAACACCCTAAGACTTGAAGAAATGCACAAGGTGGAGTCTTAATGGCCATATTCCATTGGCCCAAATTCTCACCTCTATTGTAtcagttgttttttttttccaatttgatttaaaatcgtGCAACCTTTTATATTTATAGACAGATATATGGATCTTTGGAAGTTAATGCTGGCTCTTTGGTacatataaaaaatattttcagaTATTTCTTTTTACGAGTTAATGCATATTTCAAGGCATATCAGTTGAATCCTTGCAAAATTTTCCGAGATTTAAACTTAAGACAAACAGACTTGTTCCATATAACTCGGTATAAAGCCTAACTGTAATATAGGTTGGAAGAAATTTGCAGTAATTTCTCCTGGAGCATTAAACCATTTAGGTATCAATCAAAGCCCAAGCGGTGGATGTCCGACGAACATAACTCCGTACGGAATATCGGATTAATTTAAGACGCAATGCAACAGGGGACCATGGAGGCTGAGGGAAAAAGGGAATATTTGACCCACaagaagggggaaaaaaggaTGAGTTCATTGACGATCTATTCTACTTTCAAGAAAGAGGATATAACCTGATTAAAACTGTTCACGAGACTTCTGCACATTTTTGAGATTGTTCGTGTAAAAGAACGCAGGAAGATGCAGAATCCAGGCTAGCTTCTTGTCTGAGCAACCTATGCTTTCTTAGGGCCTCATGACATGGGGTGAAAAATTCATGCCTAAGAGCTTCTTCCGCACTAATCCTCAATCTTGGATTCACTGTTAAGCACTTATCCACGAGATCAAAAAAAGATCCTGGGATAACCTCAAGGAAATCCGGTCTTCTATTGTTGTGTTTACACCAATCTTGGAGTTTAATGGATGGCAAGGATTTTATGTCCAATAGACCCTGTTTTTGAAAAGGTAGGCATTGAATAGATAATAGAGACGAGAAAATCAGTAATGAACCAAAAAAGTTTAGTGAGTAATACCGCAGGAAATGAGGATTCCCGACCGTGTAGCTTGGCCACTTCCCACAGATCTTCACTGCCCCTCAACTTGGCAATCTCCTTGACATTCCTGTTTATGACAATGATAATGTAGCTAAAGTTACTTTTCATGAAACTAGGTGCACAGCCAATCAATACCCTTTCAAAGTATGAAGAAATCTTACTGGTCAGGATCGCCTGCAAAAGGTGTCCGTCCAGCCAACAGGTAGAGTAAGGTCACCCCAGCCGACCAAATATCAACCTTAGGGCCTTGATGTAGGGATCTGAACAATACCTGCAGAAGATTCATCATAAAGCACTCTCACAGGAAAACTTGACAGAGTTAAGACCAAAAGTACAAGAGTAATCAGGCAACAAGCAAAGTCTGAGGAAAAGTTTCTgtcacagaaaaatcatgataaACAAAGGGCTGGCTAAGAGGCAACACTTCCCCGCTTTAGGCAAAAAGTTATCCACTCCTGCAGCTAATAACAAAAGTTGCAACTTACCTCTGGAGCCCTGAAGCCCTTTGTGCCGACACAGGGACCTTCTCGTTTATTTTTTCCATCCCCTGAAACAAACAAATAATAAGACTACCAAAGAACCAATCATATGTTACCTCAAGTTAGTGAAGAACTTAGTGTGATAGAACACCTTTATTCTTCAATACTCCTGCACCGCCAACAACTCCTCCAGCTGAGTGCAGTGGCATTGGAGTTATGTAAAGAAATTTCCGATCCACTTTTGCAGGAGTTGCAGCAATCCTCTTTCTCTTGGAAACAGGAACATTTGCTGATCCACGGTTTGCACCCTGCAATGCTTCCTGCACCAGGTTGATCAGTTCCTTCCTACCTTGGCTTGGTAGAGGTTCTCTGAACTTCTCTGCGGATAAAGTTTTGGTGCTTGTTGCTTCCCTTGCCGAGGTTATCCCAGAGCCATCAGCACCCTGACTTTTGATTGCACTTCTACTGCCTACCTCAGCACAATGGTTAGAGTTTTGAATCTTCTTCCTCGTGTCCTTGGAGATTAGAAGGGGCTTTAATACTTTTCCTTGCTCCCGGTTAGCTAATTCCACAGCTTTTGGAGTCAGGATTTTCCTGCTCTTACTAGGTGGAATAGAAATGGCACGAGAAAGAGGAACGCTATTTAAGCTCACATCATGGCTCAGCTTAGTTTtgtctataaaaaaaaaaaaattgccttTAATCATGTATTATAAAAAAGAGCAGCTTACTAGCACAAAGATAAAGTGAAGCTAAGATAGAAAGGCAAACAAGCTTGTTGGAAGATTAAGAATGTGCACgattcttttgtaattttttatcGTCTTCAGTTTACTCCAAACAAGATGTCCTAATAAAGGAAAGACCCCCAGTATGTTCCTGAAAGCAATAAAATAAATGTGAAGACGAAAAAGTGAGAACAAACTCACCTGCAGTGCCATATTTTTGGTTCAAGTCCTGGTAAAGGGGAATACGCATAAAAAAGGGTGAGAAAGAAATTCAGGCTTAAAAGAGGGAGGAGGAGATTAACCAAAAGTatcatgaaaattcaagcagtAACTACTGACCATGGCCAAATTAAAATCAATGAGATAGCCTTTACAAGCCTTGCGATTGAAAAGAAAGTTGCCAGGTTTAACATCCCTATGAACAATGCCCTGTACATGCAAAACAGATTATGAACCTGCCTTTGTTCTTAACAATTCAATGCAACTTGCGAGTATATGCATCTGAGTTACTATCACCTGCTTATGTAGACCAGCAAGGGCTCTGAACATACAATAACCATACCACTGAAGCTCACAAACATCTATGTCTCTCTTCAAGACCTTACAATTAAAAGAATGTAAATTAGGAAAAACGAACACAAACAAAAATAGTGTGAACATCactagtcaaaaaaaaaaaattcaaaagaaggTACAAATCACCTCAGGCCGATCATGCTCAACGTGCTCCAAGACAAGGCAGTCAGAATCCCCATTTTTAAATGAGCCTTCATATTTAATTACAAAGTTCTTTCCCCTGAACCAAATGTTTGTTTAACAATTCAACATTGAGCTGCATAGGGATTTATTTAATACTGAAACTTTTATAAGAGCTCTCAGTATAATTACCCAAATCGCTCCAGCATCTTCAGCTCATTATGGACGTGATTTCGATTAGCATTAACATGTGGACCtgtttttaccaaaaaaaaaaaaaaaagaccagtTTAAGCATGGTCGAGCATCTTCAAAGTAACTATATACGAGTGCCTCTAAAAGAATATAGTGACTATAAAGTCAAGACAGAGCATATTTTATGCACATAGGCACACATGGCATACAAAACAAATGCAATTGCCCAATTGAAATGCTTAATACATATTAAAAGTCTCATTGTTATTATACTTTCAGAAATGTTTCCATGCTGCAAACTTGTAACTTTGTTAAAAGATCTGAAACAGTATGCATCTCAGCAAATTAGTGGGTCAAAACTCTGTTTAAGCCAGTAGCAAAGAAGCACCGGGTACAACTTGTATGCCCTATGGCGGAACCAACAAACAGATTCTGCACCTACATTTGATAGCAAATGTGACTCCATCACTCTTCCTTCTTGCCCTGTAAACTGTGCCATAACCACCTGCAGGTATCGTTACATAGGGATCAAACAAATATGagaagtaatttttttaaaaattagataGGGAGAAATGTAACTGAATCCTTACAAACTGTCAAAACCAAATAAATACCTGAGCCCTCTTCTTCTTCCACGATAAAAGGTTCAAAGTTTGGTAGCACTCTTTGTTGTCCCTGCTCCTAATTAGAAAGCATGGAATATCTTTAAACTATGAGGATACTTCATTGACAAGTCAACGTAATAAGTGGTTACAAACAAATATTACCAACAAGCTCACATGAGATGGATTAACAGAAGGTTCCCTATTTTTATCtaaattttccttcttttccttcaCATTCATATCTTGGTGACCATAATACTTCATGTGCTGCTTCATCGGGATTGGTTTCTTATCTGTTCTTGTTTGCAGCTTCTGTAAAGGAGAGCAAGCAGCATTAGCATTCTCTAAAGTCTTGTCTATGGAATGGAGCCTCTGACTCGGTGCTTGCTTTTGATCAGTCTTCGATTTATGGGAGATCTTGGCTAGTGGATTCTGACCAACAGAAAGACCACTTGCTGTCAATGTAGCCTGACTATTTGGAAGCTTTattaccttttctttttctatagATGGTATCATAGAACTGCAGTCCTCTGATATGTTTTTTAGAAGCTTATCCTCTTGTAACCCATCTATTTTATTCATAGCAATCAGACAATTTTCATCATTTGCTCTGTGTGGCTCTTCCTGATTGCTTTGCATGAATTTTATATCTTCATTCCCACTTTCACAAGGATCAACAACAGGCACCACTTCTTTTTGTGAATGTTGCGTCTCTTGATACAATTGTAACCTAGATGTTCCGGTGAATCTAATTTTTCTGAATGAACTTTCTTCATTTACATTGTCTTCCATGCTTCCAAAGGGACTTTGCAACATAGCAACATGATTCATCTCTGAAAAAGGAACAGCTTTCACCCTGTGCTCTGATATTGATGGCAGGAAATTTTGGCATCCACGAGAATCAAGAGAGTCAAATTGACATCCTGTTCTTGATGCGTAGTTGACTTCGTCCCTATTGACAAAAAAATCTGTTACCTTTTCATTACCATATCCAGTTTCCCCTATATTAAACTTTGGCAGTTCATCACTAGAATCGAGTAATAAGGATGTCCTCAACATTGCTTTCTCCAGTTCAAGAGCATCAAATGCCACTGCAGGTGGCTCAAAGGACTGCAAAGTTATGTCTCTGCTCATGTTACCATCAGAAAAATATGCCTACAAATTGTTGGACAACACAGGTACTATAAATCATTCTGCTAAACATCTAGAccagaaaatggaaaaggaaatcAATTAAGATCGCATATATATCGACGAGCAATGGAAGTTCACATGAAAACTTATTTAATCAGAATTCTAATGGATGCCAACTAAAATCCATGTTTGAGATGTAATAATGAATAAAGTGAAGATTTAAAAGTTACCAAATAAAAAATGGACAAGCAGTATAAGAGAATCACTAGCAAATATGCCTTAAGGAAGCAAGAAGCAACGAGCAAACACAGGCACCAGCTACCTATTAGTTTCCCTTCTTTAATCATTGCATGAGCAGCTAAATTCCAGagaaattttgtgaaattatcaATGGTACAATAATTTGGATAGATTTGTCAGTTAAGTTTAACTGTCAAATCTAGAGGATTTATACTGACTCAGAACCAGTCAAGGAACAGGGAACAAGTTAagctacttaaaaaaaaaaaaaggagacaaTCGAAAAGGCTCAAAATTACCTGAGTAGAAGCATTACTGACCACACTAGGCAATCTCAACACCACCTTATCATCTTCCTTTCCTGCAATTCAAAACagaactagaaattaaatcaggTAAATTCAATTTGAATAGGTAACAAAATGTTTTAGTatcctttttttattattatttttaccGTCAAAATCATCGGAAACAGCTCTCCTTTTCCCCACCTGCAACTTCTCATTCCCCATCATaaatttcttcctcttcttcaccATTTGTCCTCCCTCACTCCGTTGCCTCTCCCCATAACTACTTAACCGTAAACCTAACTGAAACCGCGGCAACAAATTCAAACATATATCCGAATTCGCGACAAATTGCGAGATTGCTAGGTATCCGACGGAAGAAAAGGTGACGAAGTAATTAGGAGTTAAAAAAAGAGGAGAAGTGGGGATAAAACAGAGAAATTCTATCAATTGTGGAGTAGTATAGAAAAGCGTGGTTATGCTTGCAAGTTCAGTTGGCCGCGCCGGCCGCCGGAGAGACagcaagagagaaaaaataTGCCAGGCCTTTTCTGAGTCAGTGGTGGAGGCGAATGTACCGAGATGCAAACTCAGGTGCGAGTTTGTTAAATCGGTTTGGATTTCCATTATTAGTGAAGATTGAGTCTCAGATCTGATTTAGAAGTTAAGAGGTTTGTgtttgaaaaaaatgagaactcttgtgtgtgtgtgtgtgtgtgagagagagagagagagatgtgaAGGAGAGGGGCGGGAAAAGGATTTTTTGAGAAAGTAGGGAATGCTGTTTTTCCCGCGTTATGGGGAAGGATAGAGATTTGTTCTACGTCGTCGTTTTGTTGTGGACCAAAGAGATGCAGTTTATGGtgattaaaatttgaaagtctTGTTTTAGGTGCAATGCAAATGACCTAAAAATTGTATCACGAATTTGTAATTTTAGTCTTAAAAGATATATTTGAAATGGATTTCTATGAAGTTGAATTAGAAATAACCCAAAATGCCATCAAAGCTGTCTAATTAAAACCAgtcaaagaaaaagataaattgATCATCGCCTGAGCGTTTTCTTTCCGCTACCTCTCAGTATCAAGCAATGATtcaacaatttttctttttttcttttttccttgtcTCCTATTTTTAGTATTAAATTGGTGATGGCCCAGTTTGGGGAGTATTTGATGTTTGTCTTCCAGCATTTGAATCGACTTGCTTGGAGAATTTGTAGGAGACGACTATTCAGCCACAGCGGAGCCCAAGTAGTCCAAGAAATTTACTAGAGGACTCTAGGCTCTTCTTGGAtttaagagttttttttttttgaaaaattgtttttgacttttaaATTTACAGtaataaattctaaaaataat from Coffea eugenioides isolate CCC68of chromosome 8, Ceug_1.0, whole genome shotgun sequence encodes the following:
- the LOC113781213 gene encoding uncharacterized protein LOC113781213 isoform X3; its protein translation is MVKKRKKFMMGNEKLQVGKRRAVSDDFDGKEDDKVVLRLPSVVSNASTQAYFSDGNMSRDITLQSFEPPAVAFDALELEKAMLRTSLLLDSSDELPKFNIGETGYGNEKVTDFFVNRDEVNYASRTGCQFDSLDSRGCQNFLPSISEHRVKAVPFSEMNHVAMLQSPFGSMEDNVNEESSFRKIRFTGTSRLQLYQETQHSQKEVVPVVDPCESGNEDIKFMQSNQEEPHRANDENCLIAMNKIDGLQEDKLLKNISEDCSSMIPSIEKEKVIKLPNSQATLTASGLSVGQNPLAKISHKSKTDQKQAPSQRLHSIDKTLENANAACSPLQKLQTRTDKKPIPMKQHMKYYGHQDMNVKEKKENLDKNREPSVNPSHEQGQQRVLPNFEPFIVEEEEGSGGYGTVYRARRKSDGVTFAIKCPHVNANRNHVHNELKMLERFGGKNFVIKYEGSFKNGDSDCLVLEHVEHDRPEVLKRDIDVCELQWYGYCMFRALAGLHKQGIVHRDVKPGNFLFNRKACKGYLIDFNLAMDLNQKYGTADKTKLSHDVSLNSVPLSRAISIPPSKSRKILTPKAVELANREQGKVLKPLLISKDTRKKIQNSNHCAEVGSRSAIKSQGADGSGITSAREATSTKTLSAEKFREPLPSQGRKELINLVQEALQGANRGSANVPVSKRKRIAATPAKVDRKFLYITPMPLHSAGGVVGGAGVLKNKGDGKNKREGPCVGTKGFRAPEVLFRSLHQGPKVDIWSAGVTLLYLLAGRTPFAGDPDQNVKEIAKLRGSEDLWEVAKLHGRESSFPAGLLDIKSLPSIKLQDWCKHNNRRPDFLEVIPGSFFDLVDKCLTVNPRLRISAEEALRHEFFTPCHEALRKHRLLRQEASLDSASSCVLLHEQSQKCAEVS
- the LOC113781213 gene encoding uncharacterized protein LOC113781213 isoform X1, whose translation is MVKKRKKFMMGNEKLQVGKRRAVSDDFDGKEDDKVVLRLPSVVSNASTQAYFSDGNMSRDITLQSFEPPAVAFDALELEKAMLRTSLLLDSSDELPKFNIGETGYGNEKVTDFFVNRDEVNYASRTGCQFDSLDSRGCQNFLPSISEHRVKAVPFSEMNHVAMLQSPFGSMEDNVNEESSFRKIRFTGTSRLQLYQETQHSQKEVVPVVDPCESGNEDIKFMQSNQEEPHRANDENCLIAMNKIDGLQEDKLLKNISEDCSSMIPSIEKEKVIKLPNSQATLTASGLSVGQNPLAKISHKSKTDQKQAPSQRLHSIDKTLENANAACSPLQKLQTRTDKKPIPMKQHMKYYGHQDMNVKEKKENLDKNREPSVNPSHVSLLEQGQQRVLPNFEPFIVEEEEGSGGYGTVYRARRKSDGVTFAIKCPHVNANRNHVHNELKMLERFGGKNFVIKYEGSFKNGDSDCLVLEHVEHDRPEVLKRDIDVCELQWYGYCMFRALAGLHKQGIVHRDVKPGNFLFNRKACKGYLIDFNLAMDLNQKYGTADKTKLSHDVSLNSVPLSRAISIPPSKSRKILTPKAVELANREQGKVLKPLLISKDTRKKIQNSNHCAEVGSRSAIKSQGADGSGITSAREATSTKTLSAEKFREPLPSQGRKELINLVQEALQGANRGSANVPVSKRKRIAATPAKVDRKFLYITPMPLHSAGGVVGGAGVLKNKGDGKNKREGPCVGTKGFRAPEVLFRSLHQGPKVDIWSAGVTLLYLLAGRTPFAGDPDQNVKEIAKLRGSEDLWEVAKLHGRESSFPAGLLDIKSLPSIKLQDWCKHNNRRPDFLEVIPGSFFDLVDKCLTVNPRLRISAEEALRHEFFTPCHEALRKHRLLRQEASLDSASSCVLLHEQSQKCAEVS
- the LOC113781213 gene encoding uncharacterized protein LOC113781213 isoform X4, producing the protein MVKKRKKFMMGNEKLQVGKRRAVSDDFDGKEDDKVVLRLPSVVSNASTQAYFSDGNMSRDITLQSFEPPAVAFDALELEKAMLRTSLLLDSSDELPKFNIGETGYGNEKVTDFFVNRDEVNYASRTGCQFDSLDSRGCQNFLPSISEHRVKAVPFSEMNHVAMLQSPFGSMEDNVNEESSFRKIRFTGTSRLQLYQETQHSQKEVVPVVDPCESGNEDIKFMQSNQEEPHRANDENCLIAMNKIDGLQEDKLLKNISEDCSSMIPSIEKEKVIKLPNSQATLTASGLSVGQNPLAKISHKSKTDQKQAPSQRLHSIDKTLENANAACSPLQKLQTRTDKKPIPMKQHMKYYGHQDMNVKEKKENLDKNREPSVNPSHGQQRVLPNFEPFIVEEEEGSGGYGTVYRARRKSDGVTFAIKCPHVNANRNHVHNELKMLERFGGKNFVIKYEGSFKNGDSDCLVLEHVEHDRPEVLKRDIDVCELQWYGYCMFRALAGLHKQGIVHRDVKPGNFLFNRKACKGYLIDFNLAMDLNQKYGTADKTKLSHDVSLNSVPLSRAISIPPSKSRKILTPKAVELANREQGKVLKPLLISKDTRKKIQNSNHCAEVGSRSAIKSQGADGSGITSAREATSTKTLSAEKFREPLPSQGRKELINLVQEALQGANRGSANVPVSKRKRIAATPAKVDRKFLYITPMPLHSAGGVVGGAGVLKNKGDGKNKREGPCVGTKGFRAPEVLFRSLHQGPKVDIWSAGVTLLYLLAGRTPFAGDPDQNVKEIAKLRGSEDLWEVAKLHGRESSFPAGLLDIKSLPSIKLQDWCKHNNRRPDFLEVIPGSFFDLVDKCLTVNPRLRISAEEALRHEFFTPCHEALRKHRLLRQEASLDSASSCVLLHEQSQKCAEVS
- the LOC113781213 gene encoding uncharacterized protein LOC113781213 isoform X2; this encodes MVKKRKKFMMGNEKLQVGKRRAVSDDFDGKEDDKVVLRLPSVVSNASTQAYFSDGNMSRDITLQSFEPPAVAFDALELEKAMLRTSLLLDSSDELPKFNIGETGYGNEKVTDFFVNRDEVNYASRTGCQFDSLDSRGCQNFLPSISEHRVKAVPFSEMNHVAMLQSPFGSMEDNVNEESSFRKIRFTGTSRLQLYQETQHSQKEVVPVVDPCESGNEDIKFMQSNQEEPHRANDENCLIAMNKIDGLQEDKLLKNISEDCSSMIPSIEKEKVIKLPNSQATLTASGLSVGQNPLAKISHKSKTDQKQAPSQRLHSIDKTLENANAACSPLQKLQTRTDKKPIPMKQHMKYYGHQDMNVKEKKENLDKNREPSVNPSHVSLLGQQRVLPNFEPFIVEEEEGSGGYGTVYRARRKSDGVTFAIKCPHVNANRNHVHNELKMLERFGGKNFVIKYEGSFKNGDSDCLVLEHVEHDRPEVLKRDIDVCELQWYGYCMFRALAGLHKQGIVHRDVKPGNFLFNRKACKGYLIDFNLAMDLNQKYGTADKTKLSHDVSLNSVPLSRAISIPPSKSRKILTPKAVELANREQGKVLKPLLISKDTRKKIQNSNHCAEVGSRSAIKSQGADGSGITSAREATSTKTLSAEKFREPLPSQGRKELINLVQEALQGANRGSANVPVSKRKRIAATPAKVDRKFLYITPMPLHSAGGVVGGAGVLKNKGDGKNKREGPCVGTKGFRAPEVLFRSLHQGPKVDIWSAGVTLLYLLAGRTPFAGDPDQNVKEIAKLRGSEDLWEVAKLHGRESSFPAGLLDIKSLPSIKLQDWCKHNNRRPDFLEVIPGSFFDLVDKCLTVNPRLRISAEEALRHEFFTPCHEALRKHRLLRQEASLDSASSCVLLHEQSQKCAEVS